A single Musa acuminata AAA Group cultivar baxijiao chromosome BXJ2-1, Cavendish_Baxijiao_AAA, whole genome shotgun sequence DNA region contains:
- the LOC135598161 gene encoding uncharacterized protein LOC135598161 gives MAAQTIENYKVGAEVYHGDHALCSKKSVQLLQELGLPKGLLPLEGIEEFGYNRAAGFMWLLQKKKKEHTFKKIKQHVSYATEVTAFVEERKMKKITGVKTKELLLWLSVVEVFIDDPSSGKVTFKTGTGLSDSFPGSAFELEE, from the coding sequence ATGGCAGCGCAGACCATCGAGAACTATAAGGTGGGAGCCGAGGTCTATCATGGAGATCACGCCCTCTGCAGCAAGAAATCCGTGCAGCTGCTCCAAGAGCTGGGCCTTCCTAAGGGATTGCTGCCGCTGGAGGGCATCGAGGAGTTCGGCTATAACCGTGCAGCTGGATTCATGTGGCTGctccagaagaagaagaaagaacacaCGTTCAAGAAAATCAAGCAGCACGTTTCGTATGCCACCGAGGTGACGGCCTTTGTGGAGGAGCGCAAGATGAAGAAGATAACCGGCGTGAAGACCAAAGAGCTGCTCCTCTGGCTCTCTGTCGTCGAAGTATTCATTGATGACCCCTCCTCCGGGAAGGTCACCTTCAAGACGGGCACTGGTCTCTCTGACAGCTTCCCCGGATCTGCGTTCGAGCTGGAGGAGtag